The Pyrus communis chromosome 9, drPyrComm1.1, whole genome shotgun sequence genome has a segment encoding these proteins:
- the LOC137745566 gene encoding uncharacterized protein: MEARVGVVVEGKQRASNSAQGGVVDGGARKFLQQQSQANQSLNQQSQIGTVNQLLAGGIAGAFSKTCTAPLARLTILFQVQGMHSDIATLSKASIWHEASRIIHEEGFKAFWRGNLVTIAHRLPYSAVSFYAYERYKTLLHSLVDENFRGNASTDMCVHFLGGGMAGLTAASATYPLDLVRTRLAAQRNALYYRGIGHAFHTICREEGFWGLYKGLGATLLGVGPSIAISFSVYEALRSFWQSQRPNDSTVVVSLACGSLSGIASSTATFPLDLVRRRMQLEGAGGRARVYTTGLLGTLRHITQTEGLRGLYRGIMPEYYKVVPSVGIVFMTYETLKMVFARIQSSD, encoded by the exons ATGGAAGCTCGAGTTGGGGTGGTGGTGGAAGGAAAGCAGAGAGCTTCGAATTCAGCTCAGGGAGGCGTTGTGGATGGGGGCGCCAGGAAATTCTTGCAGCAGCAGAGCCAGGCGAACCAATCCCTGAATCAGCAGTCCCAGATAGGGACGGTGAACCAGCTTTTAGCTGGCGGTATCGCCGGTGCTTTTAGCAAAACCTGCACTGCGCCTCTTGCTCGCCTCACCATCCTCTTTCAG GTGCAAGGAATGCACTCTGATATTGCAACATTGAGTAAGGCTAGCATATGGCATGAAGCTTCACGTATTATCCATGAAGAAGGGTTTAAAGCATTTTGGAGAGGCAATCTGGTTACCATTGCTCATCGCCTTCCATATTCTGCCGTCAGCTTCTATGCTTATGAACGCTACAAGACC TTGCTGCATTCACTTGTTGATGAAAATTTTAGGGGTAATGCAAGTACTGACATGTGTGTGCACTTTCTCGGTGGTGGGATGGCAGGGTTAACCGCTGCCTCAGCCACATATCCACTGGATCTTGTGAGGACACGCCTTGCAGCCCAG AGAAATGCACTATACTACAGAGGTATTGGACATGCATTTCATACAATTTGCAGAGAAGAAGGTTTTTGGGGATTGTATAAAGGACTTGGAGCGACACTTTTG GGTGTGGGACCCAGTATAGCAATAAGCTTCTCAGTTTATGAGGCTTTGAGATCTTTTTGGCAGTCCCAAAG GCCCAATGATTCGACTGTTGTGGTCAGTCTTGCTTGCGGCAGTCTTTCAGGCATTGCCTCATCAACAG CAACATTCCCTTTGGATCTTGTAAGGCGAAGAATGCAATTGGAGGGGGCTGGTGGTCGAGCCCGCGTCTATACTACGGGCTTACTTGGGACTCTAAGGCACATAACGCAGACTGAAGGCCTGCGGGGCTTGTATAGAGGGATAATGCCAGAGTATTACAAGGTCGTTCCAAGTGTAGGAATTGTCTTCATGACTTACGAGACACTGAAAATGGTTTTTGCCCGCATCCAATCAAGTGACTAG